In one Capricornis sumatraensis isolate serow.1 chromosome 1, serow.2, whole genome shotgun sequence genomic region, the following are encoded:
- the ADRA2B gene encoding alpha-2B adrenergic receptor yields MDHQEPYSVQATAAIAAVITFLILFTIFGNALVILAVLTSRSLRAPQNLFLVSLAAADILVATLIIPFSLANELLGYWYFWRTWCEVYLALDVLFCTSSIVHLCAISLDRYWAVSRALEYNSKRTPRRIKFIILIVWLIAAVISLPPLIYKGDQGPQPLARPQCKLNQEAWYILASSIGSFFAPCLIMILVYLRIYLIAKRSHCRGPRAKGGPGGTGSKQPHPVPGEASDSAKLPTLASQLAAPGEANGCSQPHPAEKGEGQTPEAPGAPALPPSWPAVPKSGQGQKEGVCGSSPEEEAEEEGEEGCEPQALPASPASACSPPLQQPQGLRVLATLRGQVLLGRGTGAAGAQWWRRRTQLSREKRFTFVLAVVIGVFVLCWFPFFFSYSLGAICPLHCKVPHGLFQFFFWIGYCNSSLNPVIYTIFNQDFRRAFRRILCRQCTQTAW; encoded by the coding sequence ATGGACCACCAGGAGCCCTACTCGGTGCAGGCCACTGCGGCCATCGCGGCGGTCATCACTTTCCTCATCCTCTTCACCATCTTCGGCAACGCGCTGGTCATCTTGGCTGTGCTGACCAGCCGCTCGCTGCGCGCCCCGCAGAACCTGTTCCTGGTGTCGCTGGCCGCCGCCGACATCCTGGTAGCCACGCTCATCATCCCTTTCTCGCTGGCCAACGAGCTGCTGGGCTACTGGTACTTCTGGCGCACCTGGTGCGAGGTGTACCTGGCGCTCGACGTGCTCTTCTGCACTTCCTCCATCGTGCACCTGTGCGCCATCAGCCTGGACCGCTACTGGGCGGTGAGCCGGGCCCTGGAGTACAACTCCAAGCGCACCCCGCGCCGCATCAAGTTCATCATCCTCATCGTGTGGCTCATCGCAGCGGTCATCTCGCTGCCACCCCTCATCTACAAGGGCGACCagggtccccagcccctggcccgcCCTCAGTGCAAGCTCAACCAGGAGGCCTGGTACATTCTGGCCTCCAGCATCGGATCTTTCTTTGCGCCCTGCCTCATCATGATCCTGGTCTACCTGCGCATCTACCTGATCGCCAAGCGCAGCCACTGCAGAGGCCCCAGGGCCAAAGGGGGGCCTGGGGGGACGGGGTCTAAGCAGCCACACCCTGTCCCCGGGGAAGCTTCAGACTCAGCCAAACTGCCAACCTTGGCCTCTCAACTGGCCGCCCCTGGAGAGGCCAACGGATGCTCCCAACCTCACCCAGcggagaagggggaggggcagaCCCCTGAAGCCCCTGGCGCTCCTGCCTTGCCACCCAGCTGGCCTGCCGTCCCGAAGTCAGGGCAGGGTCAGAAGGAAGGGGTTTGTGGTTCATCTCcagaggaggaggcagaagaggagggagaagagggctgTGAGCCGCAGGCCTTGCCGGCGTCTCCTGCCTCAGCTTGCAGCCCGCCCCTGCAGCAGCCGCAGGGTTTGCGGGTGCTGGCAACCCTGCGTGGCCAGGTGCTCCTGGGCAGGGGCACAGGCGCTGCGGGGGCGCAGTGGTGGCGGCGGCGGACGCAGCTGAGCCGGGAGAAGAGGTTCACCTTCGTGCTGGCCGTGGTCATCGGCGTCTTCGTGCTCTGCTGGTTCCCGTTCTTCTTCAGCTACAGCCTGGGTGCCATCTGCCCGCTGCACTGCAAGGTGCCCCACGGCCTCTTCCAGTTCTTCTTTTGGATCGGCTACTGCAATAGCTCGCTGAACCCCGTCATCTACACCATCTTCAACCAGGACTTTCGCCGTGCCTTCCGGAGGATCCTGTGCCGCCAGTGCACCCAGACGGCCTGGTGA